In one Umezawaea sp. Da 62-37 genomic region, the following are encoded:
- a CDS encoding glutamate--cysteine ligase, whose amino-acid sequence MDQNRGHGTAVTAQGPRRSATSVGSASQVAGEPAFADGRSEGPESGRGVRVSERGGVTMGVEEEFLLADRATRRTAPRAPAVLARAGAGGPGHVHAELLTSQVETSTGVCGDLDEVREHVLSGRGRLGEAAREEDCLLLASGMPPLPGPDVRNTTGARFDSIADRYRAVVEDYESCGLHVHVGVSDRDTAIAVVNHLRPWLPTLLALSVNSPFAGGRDTGYGSWRVLRQSAFPGFGVPPRFGSAAEYDAEVSRLVDCGVLVDPRMSFWLVRPSSAFPTVEVRAADTALTVDGAVLQAGLTRALVRTALADLDRGVEGPEIDAQVAAAAVWSAARHGMTGPGVDVLLGRAAPAEDLLAGLFGHVREALEDTGDDTLVRRLLKELLADGTGAERQRQAAGRGRTALVDFVAEATASRA is encoded by the coding sequence ATGGACCAGAACCGGGGGCACGGCACCGCCGTGACCGCACAAGGACCCCGCCGCTCAGCCACGTCCGTCGGCTCCGCGTCCCAAGTGGCCGGTGAGCCTGCCTTCGCCGACGGGCGCTCCGAGGGCCCGGAGTCCGGGCGGGGTGTCCGCGTGAGCGAACGCGGTGGTGTCACGATGGGTGTCGAGGAGGAGTTCCTCCTGGCGGACCGGGCAACCCGGCGGACCGCGCCGCGAGCGCCCGCCGTGCTGGCCCGCGCGGGTGCCGGCGGACCGGGGCACGTGCACGCCGAGCTGCTGACCTCGCAGGTGGAAACCTCCACCGGGGTGTGCGGGGACCTGGACGAGGTGCGCGAGCACGTGCTGTCGGGCCGCGGACGGCTGGGGGAAGCCGCCCGCGAGGAGGACTGCCTCCTGCTCGCCTCGGGGATGCCGCCCCTGCCGGGTCCGGACGTCCGCAACACCACCGGGGCCCGCTTCGACTCCATCGCGGACCGGTACCGGGCGGTGGTGGAGGACTACGAGTCGTGCGGCCTCCACGTGCACGTCGGCGTGTCCGACCGCGACACGGCGATCGCCGTGGTCAACCACCTGCGGCCGTGGCTGCCGACGCTGCTCGCGCTGTCGGTCAACTCCCCGTTCGCGGGCGGGCGCGACACCGGGTACGGCAGCTGGCGGGTGCTGCGCCAGTCGGCGTTCCCCGGTTTCGGGGTGCCGCCGCGGTTCGGGTCGGCGGCCGAGTACGACGCGGAGGTCTCACGACTGGTCGACTGCGGCGTGCTGGTCGATCCGCGCATGAGCTTCTGGCTCGTCCGCCCGTCCTCGGCGTTCCCCACGGTCGAGGTGCGCGCGGCCGACACCGCGCTGACGGTCGACGGCGCCGTGTTGCAGGCGGGACTGACCCGCGCGCTCGTGCGCACCGCGCTGGCCGACCTGGACCGGGGTGTCGAGGGGCCGGAGATCGACGCCCAGGTCGCGGCGGCCGCCGTGTGGTCGGCCGCGCGGCACGGGATGACCGGGCCCGGCGTGGACGTGCTGCTGGGCCGCGCCGCACCGGCAGAAGACCTGCTGGCGGGACTCTTCGGCCACGTCCGGGAAGCGCTGGAGGACACGGGCGACGACACGCTGGTGCGGAGGCTGCTCAAGGAACTACTGGCCGACGGCACGGGCGCCGAGCGGCAGCGCCAGGCCGCGGGCCGGGGTAGGACCGCCCTGGTCGACTTCGTGGCCGAGGCCACGGCGTCCCGCGCGTGA
- a CDS encoding RNA polymerase sigma factor, protein MTSETRPGVEVRGAVPPGDAVLWSEGDRESFGVLFERHVEAVWNHAHRLTGSWERAHGITSETFLTAWRTRAEAAPLRDSALPSLYLTAGAVVRRDPDRPPIVDGRAEEVVHRVDGESWTREVVEAVGRLPQEQREVAELCLLGDLAVADAAAHLGVAETAVRSRLALARAGLAEDTPDDEARARTALPAELRTRLRAEVDHGLDHRPRKSSRLPAVVTAAAVLLAGAVFVLRQAPDAAPEADRPAVEEAAVTGPPLDRKFASAALDRCWSAIGRQGAADRSRWRPVFTVGDSQIGVVAARADGKPLFCQVIPTTATVTDPDAAPGAGTAAVLFSREGVVAGVTDVDWRLTALKGTGPNGSVAVRAETGDHMFVARTGVNPTGTAMTISETDSEDPTAVRTLTAPAPPLAVVSDRPDGPAPDRASDAGRALGDCLARASQPLPDPDSYQSGALVTYPGGLVVLGRNSGSLVTCQSDGEKAVAKRDRLVGSSAPAVVRDTRFVGDLGIVIGGELLPEVATVEIGPGDEPLRPAAVAGRTFAVFVPSTGPAPSGIVHAVARDANGDVLFENFWKVP, encoded by the coding sequence GTGACGAGTGAGACGAGGCCGGGCGTGGAGGTCCGCGGAGCGGTTCCGCCGGGAGACGCCGTGCTGTGGAGCGAGGGCGACCGGGAGTCGTTCGGCGTGCTGTTCGAGCGGCACGTCGAGGCGGTGTGGAACCACGCCCACCGGCTGACCGGGTCGTGGGAGCGGGCGCACGGGATCACGTCGGAGACGTTCCTGACCGCGTGGCGGACCCGTGCCGAGGCGGCCCCGCTCCGCGACAGCGCGTTGCCGTCGCTGTACCTGACGGCGGGCGCCGTCGTGCGCCGCGATCCGGACCGGCCGCCGATCGTGGACGGCCGCGCCGAAGAGGTGGTGCACCGGGTCGACGGCGAGTCGTGGACGCGCGAGGTGGTCGAGGCCGTGGGACGGCTTCCGCAGGAGCAGCGCGAGGTCGCGGAACTGTGCCTGCTGGGCGATCTGGCGGTCGCCGACGCCGCCGCGCACCTCGGTGTCGCCGAAACGGCGGTGCGCTCCCGCCTCGCCCTCGCCCGAGCGGGCCTGGCGGAGGACACCCCGGACGACGAGGCCCGCGCGCGCACCGCGCTGCCCGCCGAACTGCGGACGCGGCTGCGCGCCGAGGTCGACCACGGGCTGGACCACCGGCCCCGGAAGTCGTCCCGGCTGCCCGCCGTCGTGACCGCCGCCGCGGTGCTGCTGGCCGGAGCGGTCTTCGTGCTGCGGCAGGCTCCGGACGCCGCGCCGGAAGCCGATCGGCCCGCCGTCGAGGAGGCCGCGGTGACCGGGCCGCCGTTGGACCGGAAGTTCGCCTCGGCCGCCCTGGACCGCTGCTGGTCCGCCATCGGACGGCAGGGCGCGGCCGACCGCTCGCGCTGGAGGCCGGTGTTCACGGTGGGCGACTCGCAGATCGGCGTGGTCGCCGCGCGAGCCGACGGCAAGCCGCTGTTCTGCCAGGTCATACCCACCACGGCCACGGTGACCGACCCCGACGCGGCACCCGGCGCCGGGACCGCCGCCGTCCTGTTCAGCCGGGAGGGCGTCGTCGCCGGGGTGACCGATGTGGACTGGCGCCTGACCGCGCTCAAGGGCACCGGTCCGAACGGGAGCGTCGCGGTCAGGGCGGAGACGGGTGACCACATGTTCGTCGCCAGGACCGGGGTGAACCCGACCGGGACCGCGATGACCATCAGCGAGACCGACTCGGAGGACCCCACGGCCGTCAGGACCCTCACCGCGCCCGCGCCTCCCCTCGCCGTGGTCAGCGACCGGCCCGACGGTCCGGCGCCGGATCGCGCCTCCGACGCGGGCCGGGCCCTCGGGGACTGCCTGGCGCGCGCGTCGCAGCCGCTGCCGGACCCGGACTCCTACCAGTCGGGAGCCCTGGTGACCTACCCCGGCGGCCTGGTCGTCCTCGGCCGCAACTCCGGCAGCCTGGTGACGTGCCAGTCGGACGGGGAGAAGGCCGTGGCGAAACGCGATCGCCTCGTCGGCAGCAGCGCGCCCGCCGTGGTCAGGGACACCCGCTTCGTCGGCGACCTCGGCATCGTCATCGGCGGCGAACTCCTCCCGGAGGTGGCCACCGTCGAGATCGGACCCGGCGACGAACCCCTGCGCCCGGCCGCCGTGGCGGGCCGCACCTTCGCCGTCTTCGTCCCGTCGACCGGTCCCGCGCCCTCCGGCATCGTCCACGCCGTGGCCCGCGACGCGAACGGCGACGTGCTGTTCGAGAACTTCTGGAAGGTGCCGTAG
- a CDS encoding helix-turn-helix domain-containing protein — protein sequence MGRWEPGARERLVLAAVDLFTEQGYDATTVAQIAERAGVTKSTFFRHFPDKRELLVAGQETMSRLLSEGIAEAPDGVSPLEAVAAGLERVATMMGPMNRELAPRLKAAVAASAELQERDALKTVSLAAAMTGALTARGVPDPIAALASEMGVLAFKRGFAEWSEGDRDVEEEFVGYALSALDELRAATGSLG from the coding sequence ATGGGCCGTTGGGAACCGGGAGCGCGTGAACGCCTTGTCCTGGCCGCCGTCGACCTGTTCACCGAGCAGGGCTACGACGCCACGACGGTCGCGCAGATCGCCGAACGCGCCGGAGTCACCAAGAGCACCTTCTTCCGGCACTTCCCCGACAAGCGCGAACTGCTGGTGGCGGGGCAGGAGACGATGAGCAGGCTGCTGTCGGAGGGGATCGCCGAGGCCCCCGACGGCGTCAGTCCGCTCGAAGCGGTCGCGGCCGGTCTCGAACGCGTGGCGACCATGATGGGCCCCATGAACCGCGAGCTCGCTCCTCGCCTGAAGGCGGCCGTCGCCGCCAGCGCCGAACTCCAGGAGCGCGACGCCCTCAAGACCGTCAGCCTCGCGGCCGCGATGACGGGCGCTCTGACCGCCCGCGGCGTGCCGGACCCGATCGCGGCTCTCGCGAGCGAGATGGGCGTCCTGGCCTTCAAGCGCGGGTTCGCCGAGTGGTCCGAGGGCGACCGCGACGTCGAGGAGGAGTTCGTCGGGTACGCCTTGTCCGCCTTGGACGAGTTACGGGCGGCGACAGGGTCCTTGGGCTGA
- a CDS encoding SDR family oxidoreductase, with product MRVFITGATGLIGSAVVAELLDNGHTALALVRSDASAKAAEAAGAEPLRGALSDLDVVRAGAAQADGVIHLAFANDFSSPEALANAIAEETAALETLGGELVGSDRPLVTVSGTPWVPGHTSTEADPVPTDGPVGGRGRTVTAILGLASRGVRSTAVRLPRTVHNEGTGGFAGLLTNIARQTGVSGYPGDGAQRWPAVHALDAAVLFRLALEQAEAGTSWHAVADEGDAVRDIAAVIGRRLGLPVQSVPAETYGPLGPIFAADQPSSSTRTRQALGWEPKHPSLLEDLENIQP from the coding sequence ATGCGCGTCTTCATCACCGGTGCCACCGGCCTGATCGGGTCGGCGGTCGTCGCCGAACTGCTCGACAACGGCCACACCGCGCTCGCCCTCGTCCGCTCCGACGCGTCCGCGAAGGCCGCCGAAGCGGCGGGCGCCGAGCCGCTCCGAGGGGCTCTCTCCGACCTGGACGTCGTCCGCGCGGGCGCGGCGCAGGCCGACGGCGTGATCCACTTGGCGTTCGCCAACGACTTCAGCAGCCCCGAAGCCCTCGCGAACGCGATCGCCGAGGAGACCGCCGCCCTGGAGACCCTCGGCGGGGAACTGGTCGGCAGCGACCGCCCCCTGGTCACGGTCTCGGGTACGCCCTGGGTGCCGGGCCACACCTCCACGGAGGCCGATCCGGTGCCGACCGACGGGCCCGTCGGCGGTCGGGGCCGCACGGTCACGGCCATCCTGGGACTGGCCTCGCGCGGGGTGCGGAGCACGGCCGTGCGCCTGCCGCGCACCGTCCACAACGAGGGGACGGGCGGGTTCGCGGGTCTGCTCACCAACATCGCCCGCCAGACCGGCGTGTCCGGCTACCCCGGCGACGGCGCGCAGCGCTGGCCCGCCGTGCACGCGCTCGACGCGGCGGTCCTCTTCCGACTCGCCCTTGAGCAGGCGGAAGCAGGCACCTCGTGGCACGCCGTGGCCGACGAAGGCGATGCCGTGCGCGACATCGCCGCGGTCATCGGCCGACGGCTGGGCCTGCCGGTCCAGTCCGTGCCCGCGGAGACCTACGGCCCCCTCGGCCCGATCTTCGCCGCCGACCAGCCCTCGTCCAGCACCCGCACCCGGCAGGCGCTCGGCTGGGAACCGAAGCACCCCAGCCTGCTGGAGGACCTGGAGAACATCCAGCCCTGA
- a CDS encoding S41 family peptidase, whose protein sequence is MDIPSIISTTRELVVEHYVFAEVAAELDALLAARVDHYATATTPEELSALVTADLQTVNGDRHLRLKHHVDAVSEGDDEATNRRDNREFDESMGGVPLLCGLDGGVAHLELAPLLFPVGMVAESITAAFTLVAHASALIIDLRRNHGGDPHTVAFVCSYLLDEPTHLNTFHTREDESYQQFWSLPHVPGTRFGGTRPVYVLTSGTTFSGAEELAYDLQQLGRATIVGETTGGGAHPRRGFAVHPHLEATIPTARAINPVSGTNWELVGVVPDIAVPADEALDRAHREALTALGQS, encoded by the coding sequence ATGGACATCCCGTCGATCATCTCCACGACCCGCGAACTGGTGGTCGAGCACTACGTCTTCGCCGAAGTCGCAGCGGAACTGGACGCCCTCCTGGCCGCGCGGGTCGACCACTACGCGACCGCCACCACCCCCGAGGAGTTGTCCGCGCTGGTCACGGCGGACCTCCAGACCGTCAACGGCGACCGGCACCTGCGGCTCAAGCACCACGTCGACGCGGTGTCGGAAGGCGACGACGAGGCGACCAACCGGCGTGACAACAGGGAGTTCGACGAGAGCATGGGCGGCGTGCCGCTGCTGTGCGGGCTCGACGGCGGCGTCGCGCACCTGGAACTGGCGCCGCTGCTGTTCCCGGTGGGGATGGTCGCGGAATCGATCACGGCGGCCTTCACGCTCGTCGCGCACGCGAGCGCCCTGATCATCGACCTGCGGCGCAACCACGGCGGGGACCCGCACACCGTCGCGTTCGTGTGCAGCTACCTGCTCGACGAGCCGACGCACCTCAACACGTTCCACACCCGTGAAGACGAGTCCTACCAGCAGTTCTGGAGCCTGCCGCACGTGCCGGGAACGCGGTTCGGCGGCACCAGGCCGGTGTACGTGCTCACCAGCGGCACGACGTTCTCCGGCGCCGAGGAACTGGCCTACGACCTCCAGCAGTTGGGGCGCGCCACGATCGTCGGCGAGACGACCGGCGGCGGCGCGCACCCGCGCCGCGGCTTCGCCGTTCACCCGCACCTGGAGGCGACCATCCCGACCGCCCGCGCGATCAACCCCGTGTCCGGCACGAACTGGGAACTGGTCGGCGTCGTCCCCGACATCGCGGTGCCCGCCGACGAGGCGCTCGACCGCGCGCACCGCGAGGCGCTGACCGCGCTGGGGCAGAGCTAG
- a CDS encoding GNAT family N-acetyltransferase encodes MEIRSTTDQDLDVLVDTFHAALGRFPETPTERGGVWWSALEMDRCLLATTAAGQPIGTAGAYSFELTLPGEVVVPVAGVSVVGVLPTHRRRGVLSAMMRHQLAELRARGEFLSVLLSSEAPIYGRFGYGLATYDSRLTVSRHQGVFALPRARATADDPAAGQVELLRRSECGDLLEEVYDRYRRAQPGALSRPHRWWTAGAGQPPISPAPRYIAVHRDTDGVPDGYASYSVDARTLTVDETITTDDAVFTALARFVLGHDLVDKVVFKHVPPGHPLRWQFEDFRAGEVDDDTDWLWVRLLDVPRALTARGWSADGELVLDVDDPALGEHGRHLLTVRDGKADCVPTDREPDLSLDIRDLGSVYLGGTAPSTLVRAGHIRAHHPGAAALADALFHTDRPPHCLHWF; translated from the coding sequence ATGGAGATCCGTTCCACGACCGACCAGGACCTCGACGTCCTCGTCGACACGTTCCACGCCGCGCTCGGGCGCTTCCCCGAGACCCCGACCGAACGCGGCGGGGTCTGGTGGTCGGCACTCGAGATGGACCGGTGCCTGCTCGCCACGACGGCCGCCGGGCAGCCGATCGGCACCGCGGGCGCGTACTCGTTCGAACTCACCCTCCCCGGTGAGGTCGTCGTCCCGGTCGCAGGCGTGTCCGTCGTCGGCGTCCTGCCCACGCACCGGCGCCGAGGCGTCCTCAGCGCGATGATGCGGCACCAGCTCGCCGAGCTGCGGGCCCGAGGGGAGTTCCTCTCCGTGCTGCTCTCCTCCGAGGCCCCGATCTACGGCCGGTTCGGCTACGGCTTGGCGACCTACGACTCCCGGTTGACGGTGTCGCGCCACCAAGGGGTGTTCGCCCTTCCGAGGGCGCGCGCGACGGCCGACGACCCGGCGGCGGGCCAGGTCGAACTGCTGCGGCGCTCCGAGTGCGGTGACCTCCTGGAAGAGGTCTACGACCGGTACCGCCGCGCGCAGCCCGGCGCGCTGTCCCGGCCGCACCGCTGGTGGACCGCGGGCGCGGGGCAGCCCCCGATCTCCCCGGCGCCGCGCTACATCGCCGTCCACCGCGACACCGACGGCGTCCCGGACGGCTACGCCAGCTACTCGGTCGACGCGCGCACCCTGACGGTCGACGAGACGATCACCACCGACGACGCCGTGTTCACCGCCCTGGCCCGGTTCGTCCTCGGACACGACCTGGTGGACAAGGTCGTGTTCAAGCACGTCCCGCCAGGACACCCGCTGCGCTGGCAGTTCGAGGACTTCCGCGCGGGCGAGGTGGACGACGACACCGACTGGCTCTGGGTGCGGCTGCTCGACGTCCCGCGCGCGCTGACCGCGCGAGGCTGGTCCGCCGACGGCGAGCTCGTCCTCGACGTCGACGACCCGGCCCTCGGCGAGCACGGCCGCCACCTGTTGACCGTCCGCGACGGCAAGGCCGACTGCGTCCCGACCGACCGGGAGCCCGACCTGTCCCTGGACATCAGGGACCTGGGCTCGGTGTACCTCGGCGGCACCGCGCCGAGCACGCTCGTGCGCGCCGGGCACATCCGGGCCCACCACCCCGGCGCGGCCGCCCTCGCCGACGCCCTCTTCCACACCGACCGCCCACCGCACTGCCTGCACTGGTTCTGA
- a CDS encoding DUF1731 domain-containing protein — protein MKIVLPGGTGNVGGFLSRALAAAGHEVVVLSRRGGVDLGGGVRSVVWDARTPGPWTAEVDGADAVVNLAGRSVSCRYTEENLREMLESRVDSTRVVGEAVAAASAPPGVWLQMSTATIYAHRHDAPNDEATGIIGGGEPGVPDYWAFSVEIAKRWEEAQREAVTPRTRKVALRTAMVMSPDRGSVFDVLSWMARLGLGGSVAGGRQFVSWIHADDFRRAVEFLLTREDVEGPVNLAAPDPLPQREFGRVLRRAWRMPVGLPATSRMAGIGAFVLRSDTELLLKSRRVVPTRLSEAGFTFDFPRWETAAADLVRAVRGRTGP, from the coding sequence GTGAAGATCGTGCTGCCCGGTGGGACCGGGAACGTCGGGGGTTTCCTGAGCAGGGCGCTGGCCGCGGCCGGGCACGAGGTGGTGGTGCTCAGCAGGCGTGGCGGCGTCGACCTCGGCGGTGGGGTGCGCTCGGTGGTGTGGGACGCGCGGACTCCGGGACCGTGGACGGCGGAGGTCGACGGCGCCGACGCGGTGGTCAACCTGGCGGGGCGCAGCGTCAGCTGCCGGTACACCGAGGAGAACCTGCGGGAGATGCTGGAGTCCCGTGTGGACTCCACGCGGGTGGTCGGTGAGGCCGTCGCGGCGGCCTCCGCGCCGCCGGGGGTGTGGTTGCAGATGAGCACCGCGACGATCTACGCCCACCGCCACGACGCGCCCAACGACGAGGCGACCGGGATCATCGGTGGCGGGGAACCCGGTGTGCCGGACTACTGGGCGTTCAGCGTGGAGATCGCCAAGCGGTGGGAGGAGGCCCAGCGGGAGGCGGTGACACCGCGGACGCGCAAGGTCGCGCTGCGGACGGCGATGGTGATGAGCCCGGACCGGGGGAGCGTTTTCGACGTCCTGTCCTGGATGGCCCGTCTCGGTCTCGGCGGGTCGGTGGCGGGCGGGCGGCAGTTCGTGTCGTGGATCCACGCCGACGACTTCCGCCGGGCGGTCGAGTTCCTCCTCACCCGCGAGGACGTCGAGGGCCCGGTCAACCTCGCCGCCCCGGACCCCCTTCCGCAGCGGGAGTTCGGCCGGGTCCTCCGCCGCGCGTGGCGGATGCCGGTCGGGCTGCCCGCGACGAGCCGGATGGCCGGGATCGGGGCGTTCGTCCTGCGCTCCGACACCGAACTCCTCCTCAAGAGCCGCCGCGTGGTCCCCACCCGGCTGTCGGAGGCGGGTTTCACCTTCGACTTCCCCCGTTGGGAGACCGCCGCGGCGGACCTCGTACGGGCTGTGCGCGGGCGGACCGGGCCGTAA
- a CDS encoding zinc-binding dehydrogenase produces the protein MRALVVEHGDGGPVRFADVEEPLPAADEAVVEIRHIGLNLGELKYADQWPAGAIHGHDAAGVVLRAAADGSGPAEGARVALGMAPYAWAERVAVSPRWLAVVPDGVELGDAAALGIAGVTALRVLRTRSLLARRVLVTGASGGVGHFAVQLAAIAGAHVTASVGGPGREAGLRELGAREVVTDLSTVDGRFDLVLDTVGGPHVARAWDLLAEGGAIHLVGSASGQDTTFAAGSLFAFGAPRTINSFGDASSPVAGELADLLGLVASGRLSAQVGRRGDWKDVDDAVRALFAREVHGKVVLDVS, from the coding sequence ATGCGCGCACTGGTAGTCGAACACGGCGACGGCGGACCCGTCCGGTTCGCCGACGTCGAGGAGCCCCTGCCCGCCGCCGACGAGGCGGTGGTGGAGATCCGGCACATCGGGTTGAACCTCGGTGAGCTGAAGTACGCCGACCAGTGGCCCGCGGGCGCCATCCACGGGCACGACGCCGCCGGTGTCGTGCTCCGGGCGGCGGCCGACGGTTCCGGCCCCGCCGAGGGCGCCCGCGTCGCGCTCGGGATGGCGCCGTACGCGTGGGCCGAGCGGGTGGCGGTCAGCCCCAGGTGGCTCGCCGTCGTCCCCGACGGCGTCGAGCTGGGTGACGCGGCCGCACTCGGCATCGCCGGGGTCACGGCGCTGCGCGTCCTGCGGACCCGGTCGCTGCTGGCACGCCGGGTGCTGGTCACCGGCGCCAGCGGGGGAGTGGGGCACTTCGCCGTCCAGTTGGCCGCGATCGCCGGCGCGCACGTGACGGCGTCCGTCGGCGGTCCCGGCCGGGAGGCGGGGTTGCGCGAACTCGGTGCGCGGGAGGTCGTGACGGACCTGTCCACTGTGGACGGCCGGTTCGACCTCGTGCTCGACACCGTCGGCGGCCCGCACGTCGCCAGGGCGTGGGACCTGCTGGCCGAAGGCGGGGCGATCCACCTCGTGGGCTCGGCTTCCGGGCAGGACACCACGTTCGCGGCGGGATCGCTGTTCGCGTTCGGCGCGCCGAGGACGATCAACAGCTTCGGGGACGCGTCGTCCCCGGTGGCGGGGGAACTGGCGGACCTGCTGGGACTGGTGGCCTCCGGGCGGTTGTCGGCGCAGGTCGGGCGGCGGGGCGACTGGAAGGACGTCGACGACGCCGTCCGCGCCCTGTTCGCGCGCGAGGTCCACGGCAAGGTCGTCCTCGACGTGTCGTGA
- a CDS encoding AraC family transcriptional regulator, producing MDLLADALRVSGARGSLGVRLEAGGAWGVWLDTFPGAALHAVSAGTMWLNVPGERPRRLDTGDVVLLPPGTAHGLSNEPGARMEPCDRVAAVEAHSAAAVLRLGTAPVETRLLTLHYEQDPEVSTLVLGALTAPMRLAARENPSLDGAIRLLEEELARPRIGTTAAVNSIIDLLLVQFVRAWLAGHPAERTGSWLGAVLDPVVRDALSRIHQEPERSWTTATLASAIRVSRATLSRRFPAAVGQTPGAYLTRWRMDLAALRLRDTDEPIDVMAGSVGYATPQAFSRAFRRARGIAPGEYRRTVRERIA from the coding sequence GTGGATCTCCTGGCTGACGCCCTGCGGGTCTCGGGCGCACGGGGATCGCTCGGGGTGCGGCTCGAAGCCGGCGGTGCCTGGGGCGTGTGGCTGGACACCTTCCCCGGTGCCGCGCTGCACGCCGTGTCCGCCGGGACCATGTGGCTCAACGTGCCCGGCGAGCGACCGCGCAGGCTGGACACGGGGGACGTCGTCCTCCTGCCGCCCGGCACGGCGCACGGCCTGTCGAACGAGCCGGGCGCCAGGATGGAGCCCTGCGACCGGGTGGCCGCGGTCGAGGCCCACTCGGCGGCCGCGGTCCTCCGACTGGGCACCGCCCCGGTGGAGACCCGGCTGCTCACCCTGCACTACGAGCAGGACCCCGAGGTGAGCACGCTGGTGCTCGGCGCGCTCACCGCGCCGATGCGCCTCGCGGCACGGGAGAACCCCTCCCTCGACGGCGCCATCCGGTTGCTGGAGGAGGAACTCGCCCGGCCGCGGATCGGCACCACCGCGGCCGTCAACAGCATCATCGACCTCCTGCTGGTCCAGTTCGTGCGCGCGTGGCTGGCAGGCCACCCCGCCGAGCGGACGGGCTCGTGGCTGGGCGCGGTGCTCGACCCGGTCGTGCGCGACGCGCTGTCGCGCATCCACCAGGAACCGGAACGGTCGTGGACCACGGCGACGCTGGCCTCGGCGATCCGCGTCTCCAGGGCGACCCTGTCACGGCGCTTCCCGGCCGCGGTGGGGCAGACGCCGGGGGCGTACCTGACGCGGTGGCGCATGGACCTCGCCGCGCTCCGGCTCCGCGACACCGACGAACCCATCGACGTGATGGCGGGCTCGGTCGGGTACGCGACACCGCAGGCGTTCAGCCGGGCCTTCCGGCGGGCCCGCGGGATCGCCCCCGGCGAGTACCGCCGCACCGTCCGCGAGCGGATCGCCTGA
- a CDS encoding SDR family oxidoreductase, which produces MPSPADMDVRHWFITGASGGLGRHLTGHALRRGDRVTATVRRPAALDDLREVHGDRLTVEVLDLTKPADVEEVVARTIRTGPVDIVVNNAGYAVVGAAEEMTVEQVRDQVEVLLLAPMLITRAFLAPMREQGGGRIIQVSSMGGQVGIPTHSSYHAGKWGLEGFTESVSREVADFGIHLTLVEPGGTRTGFASALRFTDETAPYRDTAVGRTRRSLEALDDNALTGDPAKVAAAVYDTTRDPNPPLRLPLGADTYDAVHAALTERLTALETRKDHAVSVAFDH; this is translated from the coding sequence ATGCCCTCGCCCGCGGACATGGACGTACGCCACTGGTTCATCACCGGAGCCTCCGGTGGACTGGGCCGCCACCTCACCGGGCACGCCCTGCGCCGCGGTGACCGCGTCACCGCCACGGTCCGCCGCCCGGCCGCGCTCGACGACCTGCGCGAGGTCCACGGCGACCGGCTGACCGTCGAGGTCCTCGACCTCACCAAGCCCGCGGACGTCGAGGAGGTGGTCGCCAGGACCATCCGCACCGGTCCCGTGGACATCGTGGTCAACAACGCGGGGTACGCGGTCGTGGGCGCCGCCGAGGAGATGACCGTCGAGCAGGTCCGCGACCAGGTCGAGGTCCTCCTGCTGGCGCCGATGCTGATCACCCGCGCCTTCCTGGCGCCGATGCGGGAGCAGGGCGGCGGCCGGATCATCCAGGTCTCCAGCATGGGCGGCCAGGTCGGCATCCCGACGCACAGCTCCTACCACGCGGGGAAGTGGGGACTGGAGGGCTTCACCGAGAGCGTCAGCCGCGAGGTCGCCGACTTCGGGATCCACCTCACCCTGGTGGAACCCGGCGGCACCCGCACCGGGTTCGCCTCGGCGCTGCGCTTCACCGACGAGACGGCGCCCTACCGCGACACCGCCGTCGGCCGGACCCGGCGTTCGCTGGAAGCCCTCGACGACAACGCCCTGACCGGCGACCCGGCCAAGGTGGCCGCCGCCGTCTACGACACCACCCGCGACCCGAACCCGCCCCTGCGCCTCCCGCTCGGCGCCGACACCTACGACGCCGTCCACGCCGCGCTCACCGAGCGGCTCACCGCGCTGGAGACCCGGAAGGACCACGCGGTCTCGGTCGCCTTCGACCACTGA